From the genome of Rhodobacteraceae bacterium Araon29, one region includes:
- a CDS encoding NADPH-dependent FMN reductase has product MPPKIIGLCGSLRKESYNRQLLNQAVAEFGPCSYEEILLNLPLYDGDLEDREGIPDGVQQLVDAIKGADGVIVVGPEYNKGISGVLKNALDWISRVPGGAWKNKPVAVMSAADGRTGGETAQYMLRHCLTPFGPRLITSPIIAVANASKEFDENGQLKNERYLTAIKGLMVELRRLSEIPH; this is encoded by the coding sequence ATGCCACCAAAAATTATTGGCCTTTGCGGATCCTTAAGAAAAGAGTCTTACAACCGTCAATTGCTTAACCAAGCTGTTGCAGAATTCGGCCCATGCTCTTACGAGGAAATTCTCTTGAACCTGCCGCTTTATGACGGCGATCTTGAGGACCGTGAGGGCATTCCGGATGGGGTGCAACAGCTTGTGGATGCAATAAAAGGTGCCGATGGCGTTATCGTTGTTGGCCCGGAATACAATAAAGGCATTTCAGGGGTGCTGAAAAATGCACTGGATTGGATAAGCCGCGTGCCTGGCGGTGCTTGGAAGAACAAGCCCGTGGCCGTGATGAGTGCCGCAGATGGGCGCACCGGCGGCGAAACTGCCCAATATATGCTGCGCCACTGTCTAACGCCCTTTGGCCCCCGCTTGATCACATCTCCAATAATTGCTGTGGCCAATGCCTCAAAGGAATTTGACGAAAATGGACAGCTCAAAAACGAACGCTATCTCACAGCAATCAAGGGGCTGATGGTCGAACTACGCCGTTTAAGTGAAATACCTCACTAA
- a CDS encoding GNAT family N-acetyltransferase, with amino-acid sequence MRQIFAQSKNRSQIQQMEIIWSPVITGSRSMLDKLSLGLRTELMMLKPFGGLTSHFDCLQFVSPAMPDYFFGNCLVFPKPPVVDDFPRWTSRFETLFADMAGIRHQTFLWPSHRFDPTDILPFTKAGFELDATAVMDSAHPKAHRPLEAGIALRQVTSDADWQAASNLQISVGLEDMEYEGYSDFERRRMVVLRRWAEAGNGGWFGAFEGSKLIGSLGLYVEKGIARYQAVGTHKEYRGRGIAGALLAFAAHSIAEQHKVDQFVIIADQDSTAHRLYLKSGFEFHSAEHSLMRAPQSEPD; translated from the coding sequence ATGCGACAGATATTTGCGCAGAGCAAAAACCGATCCCAGATACAGCAAATGGAGATCATTTGGTCGCCTGTCATCACTGGCAGCAGATCAATGCTGGATAAGCTATCGCTTGGTTTGCGCACCGAGCTCATGATGCTGAAGCCCTTTGGCGGGCTAACGTCGCACTTCGATTGTTTGCAATTTGTATCGCCGGCAATGCCGGATTACTTTTTCGGCAATTGTCTGGTTTTTCCAAAGCCCCCAGTGGTGGATGATTTCCCGCGTTGGACATCGCGGTTTGAAACCCTTTTTGCAGATATGGCAGGCATTCGGCACCAGACATTTCTATGGCCAAGCCACCGTTTTGACCCAACGGATATTTTGCCTTTTACCAAAGCTGGCTTTGAACTTGACGCAACAGCAGTAATGGACAGTGCGCATCCTAAAGCGCACCGACCTTTAGAGGCAGGGATTGCACTGCGCCAAGTGACCTCTGATGCAGACTGGCAAGCCGCGTCTAATCTTCAGATTTCGGTTGGTTTAGAGGATATGGAATATGAAGGCTACAGTGATTTTGAACGCCGCAGGATGGTGGTTTTGCGGCGCTGGGCCGAAGCTGGTAATGGCGGTTGGTTCGGGGCTTTTGAAGGCTCTAAATTGATTGGCTCACTTGGGCTGTATGTGGAAAAAGGGATCGCTCGGTATCAGGCGGTTGGCACCCATAAAGAATATCGCGGGCGCGGCATCGCGGGTGCCTTACTCGCGTTTGCAGCACACTCGATAGCAGAGCAGCATAAAGTTGATCAGTTTGTGATTATTGCCGATCAGGACAGCACTGCGCATCGGCTTTATCTAAAGAGCGGATTTGAATTTCATTCCGCCGAGCATTCGCTCATGCGTGCGCCCCAATCCGAACCTGATTGA
- a CDS encoding ATP-binding cassette domain-containing protein — protein MTTREPILSVRDLSVVFHVARRGAMPWTPKDKLRAVDNISFDLYPGQTLGVVGESGCGKSTLARAIIRMLPAETGQVLWLGQDLLTTSDAAMKEKRRDLQMIFQDPLASLDPRMTIGEIVAEPLKTHFPKMQKTERSAKVRQVLEKVGILPNLINRYPHEFSGGQCQRIGIARALIINPKLIICDEPVSALDVSIQAQVINLLMELQNELGLSLVFIAHDLSVVKHISDRVMVLYLGNMVEFAGSDDFYARPLHPYAQALIASVPVPDPTVPKRPQDALIAGDLPSPINPPSGCVFRTRCRHATDICAEQKPIPDTANGDHLVACHHWQQINAG, from the coding sequence ATGACGACGCGTGAGCCAATTCTATCTGTACGCGATCTATCCGTAGTGTTCCACGTTGCCCGCCGTGGCGCGATGCCTTGGACGCCAAAGGATAAACTCAGAGCGGTTGATAATATCAGTTTTGATCTGTATCCGGGTCAAACCCTTGGAGTGGTCGGGGAAAGTGGTTGCGGTAAGTCCACTTTGGCCCGCGCTATAATCCGCATGCTGCCAGCTGAGACCGGTCAAGTGCTTTGGCTGGGGCAGGATTTGCTAACCACAAGCGATGCCGCGATGAAAGAAAAACGCCGCGATCTACAGATGATTTTCCAAGACCCGCTGGCCTCGCTGGATCCACGGATGACAATTGGCGAAATTGTTGCAGAGCCGCTTAAAACCCATTTCCCAAAAATGCAAAAAACTGAACGGTCAGCAAAGGTTCGGCAGGTATTGGAAAAGGTTGGGATTTTGCCCAATTTGATTAACCGCTATCCACATGAATTTTCTGGTGGTCAATGCCAGCGGATCGGGATCGCAAGAGCGTTGATCATCAACCCAAAACTGATCATTTGCGATGAACCGGTCTCAGCGCTTGATGTATCTATTCAGGCACAGGTGATCAATCTGTTGATGGAGCTACAAAACGAACTGGGGCTCTCGCTGGTGTTTATTGCGCATGATCTAAGCGTGGTAAAACATATTTCTGATCGGGTGATGGTGCTATACTTGGGCAATATGGTTGAATTTGCAGGCAGCGACGATTTTTATGCCCGTCCGCTGCATCCCTATGCACAAGCATTGATTGCCTCTGTGCCCGTACCGGATCCAACAGTGCCCAAACGGCCACAGGATGCGTTGATTGCAGGGGATTTGCCATCGCCGATTAATCCGCCCTCGGGCTGCGTATTCCGCACCCGATGCCGTCATGCGACAGATATTTGCGCAGAGCAAAAACCGATCCCAGATACAGCAAATGGAGATCATTTGGTCGCCTGTCATCACTGGCAGCAGATCAATGCTGGATAA
- a CDS encoding ATP-binding cassette domain-containing protein, producing the protein MTLLKVENLSVEFQTNDGAVQAVKDLSFELEKGGSLAIVGESGSGKSQTAFSIMGLLAENGRSSGRVLIEGKDILNLPTSELNTYRAEKMAMIFQDPMTSLNPYLRVSEQMVEVLLHHRGMSKRAARSRAIAMLDAVRIPDAKNRVHMYPHEFSGGMRQRVMIAMALLCEPELLIADEPTTALDVTVQDQIMSLLGELQKEFQMSLVLITHDLGVVAQSCEKVLVLYGGQMMEYDDIKPLFASPSHPYTQALLSAIPRLDQGNEALNAIPGNPPNMMNMPKGCPFSPRCEHVVDHCRTERAMVVPSGSGLRACHKPKEELV; encoded by the coding sequence ATGACTTTATTAAAAGTAGAAAATCTGTCGGTGGAATTTCAAACCAATGATGGCGCGGTGCAGGCAGTGAAGGATCTAAGTTTCGAGCTGGAAAAGGGCGGGTCTTTGGCCATTGTCGGGGAAAGCGGGTCGGGAAAATCGCAAACCGCTTTTTCAATCATGGGGTTGCTGGCCGAAAATGGGCGCAGCAGTGGCCGGGTTTTGATCGAAGGAAAAGACATCCTTAACCTGCCAACCTCTGAACTCAACACATATCGCGCCGAAAAAATGGCTATGATTTTTCAGGATCCCATGACCTCGCTCAACCCGTATTTGCGGGTGTCAGAACAGATGGTCGAGGTTTTGCTGCATCATCGGGGGATGAGCAAGCGCGCGGCTAGGTCGCGGGCCATCGCTATGCTGGATGCGGTGCGCATACCTGATGCCAAAAACCGTGTGCATATGTATCCGCATGAATTTTCTGGCGGGATGCGGCAGCGGGTGATGATCGCAATGGCTCTTCTGTGCGAGCCGGAGTTGCTCATCGCTGATGAGCCGACAACAGCTTTGGATGTGACCGTTCAAGATCAAATTATGTCCTTGCTCGGCGAGTTGCAAAAAGAGTTTCAAATGTCGCTAGTGCTGATCACTCATGATTTGGGCGTGGTGGCCCAAAGCTGTGAAAAGGTTTTGGTACTTTATGGGGGGCAAATGATGGAATATGATGACATCAAGCCATTGTTTGCCAGTCCGAGCCACCCCTATACTCAGGCGTTATTGTCAGCGATCCCTCGTTTGGACCAAGGAAATGAAGCATTGAATGCCATTCCCGGAAATCCACCAAATATGATGAATATGCCCAAAGGCTGCCCGTTTTCGCCCCGTTGTGAGCATGTAGTGGACCATTGCAGAACCGAGCGCGCGATGGTTGTGCCCAGCGGTAGTGGTTTGCGCGCCTGCCATAAGCCCAAGGAGGAGTTGGTATGA
- a CDS encoding ABC transporter permease subunit produces MINLKAKKNINFDDFERAIGDEMKGRSLWVDARIRYARNKMATICLFTLILVGIFSIFGNYFAAYSIEEIDWAVLGMTYEKGYPSLETGHYFGTDEMGRDLYARVVQGSRISLAVGFIGAFISTFVGTIYGAISGYIGGRVDGFMMRIVDILISIPFMFVLILFLVVFGRSILMIFVGIALFSWLGMARVARGQTMTLKNKEFIEAARAIGVSQFTIVIRHIVPNLLGIVIVYGSLMIPGFIMTESFISFLGLGVQEPNTSWGSLIFEGASTMTYGTIWQLAFPLFFFTVTMFCFYFIGDGLRDAFDPKDR; encoded by the coding sequence ATGATAAATTTGAAAGCCAAGAAAAATATAAATTTTGATGATTTTGAACGAGCCATTGGCGATGAAATGAAAGGCCGTTCGCTTTGGGTTGATGCCCGCATCCGCTATGCCAGAAATAAAATGGCAACGATCTGTCTATTTACCCTAATCCTGGTTGGTATCTTTTCAATCTTCGGCAATTACTTTGCTGCTTACAGCATTGAAGAAATTGACTGGGCTGTGTTGGGGATGACCTACGAAAAAGGCTACCCCAGTTTAGAAACAGGGCATTATTTCGGCACGGATGAAATGGGCCGTGACCTTTATGCGCGTGTGGTGCAAGGCAGCCGAATTTCGCTCGCCGTTGGATTTATCGGCGCCTTTATTAGCACCTTTGTTGGAACAATTTATGGCGCGATATCAGGGTATATAGGAGGCCGCGTTGACGGCTTTATGATGCGGATTGTCGATATTTTGATCTCAATTCCTTTCATGTTTGTGCTGATCCTTTTCTTAGTGGTATTTGGGCGCTCCATCTTGATGATTTTTGTGGGCATTGCACTGTTTAGTTGGCTTGGCATGGCGCGTGTGGCGCGCGGACAGACTATGACGCTTAAAAACAAAGAGTTTATTGAGGCCGCGCGGGCCATTGGAGTGTCGCAATTTACAATTGTTATCCGCCATATTGTGCCGAACTTACTTGGAATTGTGATCGTCTACGGCTCATTGATGATCCCGGGATTCATTATGACGGAAAGTTTTATTTCCTTTCTTGGTCTTGGTGTGCAAGAGCCCAATACAAGCTGGGGCTCGCTGATTTTTGAGGGGGCAAGCACCATGACTTATGGCACAATTTGGCAGCTTGCCTTTCCGCTGTTTTTCTTCACCGTCACGATGTTTTGTTTTTACTTTATTGGCGATGGTCTGCGCGATGCGTTTGATCCCAAAGATCGGTAG
- the oppB gene encoding oligopeptide ABC transporter permease OppB — MLNLIVRRVAIAIPTLLIILVISFLLMHAAPGGPFTSEKPLPPQVLANIEAKYGLDQPIYKQMINYTVGILTEFDFGPSFKYKDRTVNEIIAQGFPVTMTYGIWSFIVAVSFGIPLGLIAALRQNTRTDYFAVGFSITASVLPNFVMAPLLILVFTLWLGLLPGGGWNDGSWENLILPVIALSTSYTAELTRLTRASLLEVLRSNYIRTARAKGLPERTVILRHALKPAMLPVITYLGPMFVGLITGSFIIDSIFSTGGMGYFFVNSALNRDYSVMLGITLLAGGLVVLFNLIVDLAYGWLDPQIRY, encoded by the coding sequence ATGCTCAACCTGATTGTTCGCCGTGTGGCGATTGCTATTCCGACTTTGCTGATCATTTTGGTGATTTCATTTTTACTAATGCATGCAGCGCCCGGAGGGCCTTTTACTTCGGAAAAGCCGCTGCCACCGCAAGTTTTGGCCAACATTGAAGCAAAATACGGTCTTGACCAGCCGATTTACAAACAAATGATTAATTATACCGTCGGGATACTGACGGAATTCGATTTCGGTCCCTCGTTTAAATATAAAGATCGCACTGTAAATGAGATTATCGCGCAGGGATTTCCGGTGACCATGACCTATGGCATTTGGTCTTTTATCGTGGCAGTGTCTTTTGGTATTCCGCTTGGCTTGATCGCGGCACTGCGGCAAAATACCAGAACCGATTATTTCGCGGTGGGCTTTTCAATCACTGCTAGCGTGTTGCCAAATTTTGTCATGGCGCCGCTATTGATATTGGTATTTACTTTATGGCTTGGACTTTTGCCGGGCGGTGGTTGGAACGATGGCAGTTGGGAAAACCTGATCCTGCCGGTGATCGCGCTATCTACATCCTACACAGCCGAGCTTACCCGGCTAACGAGGGCTTCATTACTTGAAGTGTTGCGGTCAAATTATATCCGGACGGCGCGGGCCAAAGGACTGCCAGAGCGGACGGTGATTTTGCGTCATGCGCTCAAGCCGGCAATGCTGCCGGTCATCACTTATCTGGGACCAATGTTTGTTGGTCTGATCACGGGCTCTTTCATCATCGATTCTATTTTCTCGACCGGTGGCATGGGGTATTTCTTTGTCAACTCGGCCTTAAACCGGGATTACTCAGTGATGCTTGGTATCACCTTGCTTGCGGGTGGATTGGTGGTTCTGTTCAACCTTATTGTTGATTTGGCCTATGGCTGGCTCGATCCTCAAATAAGGTATTAA
- a CDS encoding oligopeptide ABC transporter substrate-binding protein OppA (is involved in the transport of the murein peptide L-alanyl-gamma-D-glutamyl-meso-diaminopimelate): MKHCIKAILLASAVSWASGPLLAAGTHPTTGEALADDQTFTYQTIDEHTSVDPQLVEDVGGAAIVRDLFEGLYNQDADGNMVPGVALNHTTNADKTVYTFTLRNNAKWSDGKTVTAGDFEYAWKRLADPETASEYQWFMGVMNLKNAVDVMSGEMPVSELGVKALNDTTLEVTLAGSMSYFPLTTTHSSTFPTPQWAIEAHGTDWVKPENIVSNGAYVLTKHVPNETLERERNPMYWNDAETIMEKVVIKIVNDENVALTRYLAGEFDQTGVPTGQFLKMQEQYPDEVHSNPALCTYYYSMNMGENGPEALKDKRVRQALSYAIDRDIIVNNILQAGQFPAYTFTPAATAGFTVPEVEASTMTQAERDAKAAELLSAAGYGTDNPLSVEILYNTSEGHKKIAIAISQMWKQKLGVEATMQNQEWKTFLTTKSEGNYQVGRAGWCGDYNEASTFLDLVGSASGYNDSKFANAEVDQLLLDSKTSDNPQPNYTRIEEIVADEVPLISIYHYTNAMFLKPSIKGWPFENVEGNWYSRNLYKVAK; the protein is encoded by the coding sequence ATGAAACATTGTATTAAAGCTATATTATTGGCATCGGCTGTCAGCTGGGCAAGTGGCCCGCTTTTGGCCGCTGGAACCCATCCGACAACTGGCGAGGCCTTGGCGGATGACCAAACATTTACCTATCAAACCATTGACGAGCATACCTCGGTTGATCCGCAACTCGTAGAAGATGTGGGCGGCGCTGCAATTGTTCGCGACCTTTTTGAAGGTCTCTATAACCAAGATGCGGATGGCAATATGGTGCCCGGCGTAGCGCTAAATCATACCACAAATGCCGATAAAACCGTTTACACATTTACCCTGCGCAACAATGCAAAGTGGTCAGACGGCAAAACCGTCACTGCGGGTGATTTTGAATATGCGTGGAAACGTCTTGCGGATCCGGAAACCGCCTCAGAATATCAATGGTTTATGGGGGTGATGAACCTTAAAAATGCGGTTGATGTGATGTCTGGCGAAATGCCGGTTTCGGAATTGGGCGTTAAAGCGCTAAACGATACTACGCTCGAAGTTACGCTCGCCGGCAGTATGTCCTATTTCCCACTTACCACAACGCATAGCTCCACATTTCCGACCCCGCAATGGGCCATAGAAGCGCACGGTACCGACTGGGTGAAGCCTGAAAATATTGTCTCAAACGGCGCCTATGTGCTGACCAAGCACGTGCCAAATGAAACATTGGAGCGTGAGCGCAACCCGATGTATTGGAACGACGCGGAAACCATCATGGAAAAAGTCGTGATCAAGATCGTCAATGACGAAAACGTGGCACTGACACGCTACCTCGCCGGCGAATTTGATCAGACAGGCGTGCCAACGGGCCAGTTCTTGAAAATGCAAGAGCAGTATCCAGACGAAGTGCATTCAAACCCCGCACTTTGCACCTATTATTATAGCATGAATATGGGCGAAAATGGTCCAGAGGCATTGAAAGACAAGCGGGTAAGACAGGCGCTGTCCTATGCCATTGACCGTGATATCATTGTTAATAATATACTACAGGCAGGTCAGTTCCCCGCCTATACCTTTACGCCGGCTGCAACAGCCGGGTTTACAGTACCAGAAGTCGAAGCTTCCACAATGACCCAAGCCGAGCGTGATGCCAAAGCGGCAGAATTGCTTTCTGCGGCGGGGTACGGCACGGACAATCCACTGTCGGTCGAAATCCTCTATAATACCTCTGAGGGTCACAAAAAGATCGCGATTGCCATCAGCCAGATGTGGAAGCAAAAGCTGGGTGTGGAAGCAACCATGCAAAACCAGGAATGGAAAACCTTCCTGACCACGAAAAGTGAAGGCAACTATCAGGTTGGTCGCGCGGGTTGGTGCGGTGACTATAACGAGGCCTCAACTTTCCTAGATCTGGTCGGTTCAGCTTCTGGCTATAACGATTCCAAATTCGCAAATGCTGAGGTTGATCAATTACTGTTGGATTCAAAAACGTCAGATAATCCACAGCCAAACTATACGAGGATTGAGGAAATTGTTGCTGATGAAGTTCCTTTAATCTCAATCTACCACTATACGAATGCAATGTTCCTAAAACCATCTATCAAAGGATGGCCATTTGAGAACGTTGAAGGCAATTGGTATTCTAGGAACCTTTATAAGGTTGCAAAATAA
- a CDS encoding helix-turn-helix domain-containing protein: MSSSQRMPTNIRPLLILEALGESSSPMTPTEIGRAIGLPKQTVHRVCATLVDQGFLIYEDSGKRLRAARRSRTIGAGLMYSSHLHVIRRRILESVARQVGETVNFAVPEVSGMSYLDRVETDWAFRVQLPIGTNVPFHCTASGKTYLASLSANDRAKLIPTLNLEAHTSNTFTSPSALLQELDSISKQGYALDNEEFLDDMLAIAVPVRQASGRFVAAIAFHGPSIRLDREKLVASKPVLLEAARQLQAVLFKD; the protein is encoded by the coding sequence ATGTCGTCTTCACAGCGAATGCCCACCAACATTAGGCCTTTGCTGATCTTAGAGGCCTTGGGCGAATCTTCATCGCCGATGACCCCGACAGAGATCGGCCGCGCGATTGGATTGCCGAAACAAACCGTGCACCGGGTCTGTGCGACCTTGGTGGATCAAGGATTTTTAATTTATGAGGACAGTGGCAAAAGACTGCGTGCGGCACGGCGCAGTCGCACCATTGGGGCGGGATTGATGTATTCATCGCATTTGCATGTGATCCGCAGACGAATTTTAGAGAGTGTAGCCCGTCAGGTTGGTGAAACTGTAAATTTTGCGGTGCCGGAAGTATCGGGAATGAGCTATCTTGACCGGGTTGAAACCGACTGGGCCTTTCGAGTTCAATTACCAATCGGGACAAATGTGCCGTTTCATTGCACTGCCAGTGGCAAAACCTATCTCGCCTCGCTTTCTGCAAATGATCGCGCTAAATTAATTCCAACGCTAAACCTAGAAGCTCATACATCCAATACATTTACCTCGCCATCGGCGCTTTTGCAGGAGTTAGACAGTATTTCTAAACAAGGATATGCCTTAGATAACGAAGAGTTTCTGGATGACATGCTAGCGATTGCTGTGCCGGTGCGCCAAGCCAGCGGTCGATTTGTTGCAGCAATTGCATTTCATGGGCCATCGATACGGCTCGACCGTGAAAAGTTGGTGGCCTCTAAGCCCGTTTTGCTTGAAGCGGCGCGACAATTGCAAGCTGTCTTGTTTAAAGACTGA